In one Bryobacteraceae bacterium genomic region, the following are encoded:
- a CDS encoding HAD family hydrolase, protein MISSSHDIRDGVLRFPAGGAVGPRAVLVDRDGTLIEELHYARDESRVRLRSGVAEALRELRGWGFGLVAISNQSGVGRGILTVDDVMRTHARTAALLAGAGTPLDAAYYCLHAPEDGCECRKPGIGMLLRAAEDMGLELGRCAMIGDKESDLEAGRRAGCVAIAAGSDWVAAVSAGLQVGP, encoded by the coding sequence ATGATTTCCTCATCGCATGATATTCGAGACGGCGTACTGCGGTTCCCGGCCGGCGGGGCCGTTGGACCGCGGGCCGTGCTGGTGGACCGCGACGGGACGCTCATTGAGGAACTGCACTACGCTCGCGACGAATCGCGCGTGCGGTTGCGGTCCGGAGTGGCGGAGGCGCTGCGGGAACTGCGCGGGTGGGGATTCGGCCTGGTGGCGATCAGCAACCAATCTGGCGTTGGCCGCGGGATTCTCACCGTGGACGACGTGATGCGAACGCACGCGCGGACGGCGGCGCTGTTGGCGGGGGCCGGAACGCCGCTGGATGCCGCCTATTACTGCCTGCATGCGCCGGAGGACGGTTGCGAGTGCCGCAAGCCGGGCATCGGGATGCTGCTGCGCGCGGCGGAGGATATGGGGCTGGAACTCGGACGGTGCGCGATGATCGGCGATAAGGAATCCGATCTCGAAGCGGGACGGCGCGCGGGATGCGTCGCGATTGCGGCGGGGAGCGACTGGGTTGCGGCCGTATCAGCGGGGCTGCAAGTAGGCCCGTAG
- a CDS encoding tetratricopeptide repeat protein, with translation MARRDRSTQKSATTPPRVWPPWRIALALAALTFAVFARTIGFDFIRFDDDLGVYLNPQIHKGLTPESIVWAFRTTELGFWFPLTRLSQLLDVSLFGMNASGHHFTNVAQHAATVAVLFLAFERLTGDRWKSALAALLFAVHPLRIESVAWVIERKDTLSGFFWALSLLAYARFARGATSIVPVAAAFLCALLSKPNVVTLPAILLLIDFWPLRRLNEGVGKLVIEKLPLFAMSAALTAITVFTQKDAGALDLLRGVDTAQRLANIPVAYVLYLRDTVWPWNRSVLYPFEYWAAWQIAAAGLLLAALTGLILARARTAPWIAAGWLWFLIALLPNIGIVQAGVQSRADRFTYLGHMGLFLGLVWTLAQVISARANLVIGAWAAVLALLTIVQTGYWKDTPTLLEHSLAITPRATLLLTNLGLEYMDRGQYEPARALFARGVEIAPDDIGPRNNLVNALVAMNRDADAMQAAEEAIRRFPQSDLSYSMRARVFIATQRPAEAIADIDRAIARTEVPAERAAHLHQRGVALHSLGRFAESEAELRRAIALDPARHSVERDLANSLAAQKRYPEALAAYSRYLTLVPDDPVAQQAAAQLRAYLQPR, from the coding sequence GACTTCATCCGCTTCGACGACGACCTCGGCGTCTACCTCAACCCGCAAATCCACAAAGGCCTGACGCCGGAATCCATCGTCTGGGCCTTCCGCACTACCGAACTCGGATTCTGGTTCCCCCTCACGCGCCTCTCCCAGTTGCTCGACGTCTCCCTGTTCGGCATGAACGCCAGCGGCCATCACTTCACCAACGTCGCGCAACACGCGGCCACCGTCGCGGTTCTGTTCCTCGCCTTCGAACGCCTCACCGGCGACCGTTGGAAAAGCGCCTTGGCCGCGCTTCTGTTCGCCGTCCACCCGCTTCGAATTGAGTCCGTCGCCTGGGTGATCGAGCGCAAGGATACCCTCAGCGGCTTCTTCTGGGCGCTCAGCCTGCTCGCCTACGCCCGGTTCGCTCGCGGAGCCACGAGCATCGTTCCCGTGGCGGCGGCGTTCCTCTGTGCGCTCCTTTCCAAACCGAACGTCGTCACCCTCCCCGCGATTCTCCTCCTCATCGACTTCTGGCCGCTTCGCCGCCTCAACGAAGGCGTAGGCAAGCTGGTCATCGAAAAGCTCCCTCTATTCGCGATGTCGGCCGCCCTTACCGCCATCACCGTATTCACACAAAAAGACGCCGGCGCTCTGGACCTGTTGCGTGGCGTCGACACCGCCCAGCGCCTCGCCAACATCCCAGTCGCCTACGTCCTCTACCTGCGTGACACCGTCTGGCCCTGGAACCGATCCGTGCTCTATCCCTTCGAATACTGGGCCGCATGGCAGATCGCCGCCGCCGGACTGCTGCTGGCGGCCCTCACCGGACTCATCCTCGCCCGGGCCCGCACCGCGCCGTGGATCGCCGCCGGATGGCTATGGTTCCTCATCGCACTTCTTCCCAACATCGGCATCGTCCAGGCCGGCGTGCAATCCCGCGCGGACCGCTTCACCTACCTCGGCCACATGGGCCTGTTTCTCGGCCTCGTCTGGACACTCGCGCAAGTTATTTCCGCCCGCGCGAATCTCGTGATCGGCGCCTGGGCCGCCGTCCTCGCGCTGCTCACCATCGTCCAAACCGGGTACTGGAAAGACACGCCAACCCTCCTCGAACACAGCCTCGCCATCACCCCCAGGGCCACGCTCCTGCTTACCAATCTCGGTCTCGAATACATGGATCGCGGCCAATACGAACCGGCCCGCGCGCTGTTCGCCCGCGGGGTGGAGATCGCCCCGGATGACATTGGTCCGCGCAACAACCTCGTCAACGCGCTCGTCGCCATGAACCGCGACGCCGACGCCATGCAGGCGGCCGAAGAAGCCATCCGCCGCTTTCCTCAATCGGACCTTTCCTACTCCATGCGCGCGCGTGTCTTCATCGCAACCCAGCGCCCGGCGGAAGCCATCGCCGATATCGATCGCGCCATCGCGCGGACCGAAGTCCCGGCCGAACGAGCCGCCCATCTCCACCAGCGCGGCGTCGCGCTGCACTCGCTCGGAAGGTTTGCCGAATCGGAAGCCGAACTCCGCCGCGCCATCGCCCTCGACCCCGCTCGCCACTCGGTGGAACGCGATCTCGCCAATAGCCTCGCCGCCCAGAAGCGCTACCCGGAAGCCCTCGCCGCCTATAGCCGCTACCTCACCCTTGTGCCGGACGATCCCGTCGCGCAGCAGGCGGCCGCGCAGCTACGGGCCTACTTGCAGCCCCGCTGA
- a CDS encoding PfkB family carbohydrate kinase, with amino-acid sequence MEASPHLSPPPDGWRGARILVIGDLMLDTYLRGTATRISPEAPVPVLHVKEEIDIPGGAANVAANVAALGGCAILCGVAGSDEAGQILTAACDARGIDVSSVIASSGRPTTRKTRLAGGLQQLLRVDREVDSALDENTSAELIRRAEAVDANAIVISDYAKGAVSPRLVEALRRIAQNAGIPLLADPKPAHAAWFEDVTVVTPNHAEALRMCELLGLSVDEGRYGLELAARLRANVLVTLGDRGMALFPRADSASSAVVELPARAREVYDVAGAGDTVVAALALGLAARLPLPDAAAIANKAAGFAVEKLGTATVNMAELFPAEAETGR; translated from the coding sequence ATGGAAGCCTCTCCCCACCTCTCGCCGCCTCCCGATGGCTGGCGCGGCGCGCGGATCCTCGTCATTGGCGATCTCATGCTCGACACCTACCTTCGCGGAACAGCCACTCGCATTTCCCCGGAAGCGCCGGTCCCCGTCCTGCATGTCAAGGAAGAGATCGACATCCCCGGCGGCGCGGCCAATGTGGCTGCCAATGTCGCCGCTCTCGGCGGGTGCGCCATCCTCTGCGGCGTCGCTGGAAGCGACGAAGCCGGCCAGATCCTTACCGCCGCTTGCGATGCCCGCGGCATCGACGTCTCTTCCGTCATCGCCTCTTCGGGCCGCCCCACCACGCGGAAAACGCGCCTCGCCGGCGGCTTGCAGCAATTGCTACGAGTCGACCGCGAAGTCGACTCCGCCCTCGACGAAAACACTTCCGCCGAACTGATCCGCCGCGCCGAAGCCGTCGACGCCAACGCCATTGTCATCTCGGACTACGCCAAGGGCGCGGTCTCCCCGCGTCTCGTCGAAGCGCTCCGCCGCATCGCTCAGAATGCGGGCATTCCTCTCCTTGCGGATCCCAAGCCCGCGCATGCCGCCTGGTTCGAGGACGTCACGGTCGTCACTCCCAACCACGCCGAGGCCTTGCGCATGTGTGAACTCCTCGGCCTGTCTGTCGACGAGGGCCGGTACGGACTCGAACTCGCCGCCCGCCTTCGCGCCAACGTGCTCGTCACGCTCGGCGACCGCGGCATGGCGCTGTTTCCACGCGCCGATTCGGCTTCCTCCGCCGTGGTCGAGCTTCCCGCACGCGCCCGCGAAGTCTACGATGTCGCCGGCGCGGGCGACACCGTAGTCGCCGCCCTCGCACTCGGATTGGCCGCGCGCCTGCCTCTTCCGGATGCCGCGGCGATCGCCAATAAAGCCGCTGGTTTCGCTGTCGAAAAGCTCGGTACCGCGACCGTGAACATGGCGGAATTGTTCCCCGCAGAGGCCGAGACCGGCCGCTGA
- a CDS encoding thymidine phosphorylase — protein MRTVDLIRRKRDGEELSAEEIAFVVDNYSLGYIPDYQMSAFLMAVYHQDMSENEVEEMTRRMIASGETIDLSMLPGVKVDKHSTGGVGDKTSLIAAPLAAAAGALVPMISGRALGHTGGTLDKLESIPGFRTNLTIDEFRENLRMYNLAFMGATAQVAPADAKIYALRDVTGTIESPPLIASSIMSKKIAEGVDSLILDVKVGSGAFIKKQVDARRLAQLMVMLGRRADKRVQALITDMNQPLGYAIGNALEVMEASQTLQNAGPTDLTRLSLELAARMIYLGRVTMTLEDARELAQAKLLDGSGYKKFKEVIAAQGGNAQVLDRFDMLPNATGVREIASPRNGYVSAIEAEAIGLASAMIGGGRDTKEAAVDPAVGVILEVKVGQKIDAGAVLCRIYYTKEERLDDAAELVEDAFRISQNPPDERELILEVVG, from the coding sequence ATGCGTACTGTGGACCTGATCCGCCGAAAGCGCGACGGCGAAGAACTCTCTGCCGAAGAAATCGCGTTTGTTGTAGATAACTATTCGCTCGGTTACATCCCGGACTACCAAATGTCCGCATTCCTGATGGCCGTCTACCACCAGGACATGTCGGAAAACGAAGTCGAAGAGATGACCCGGCGTATGATCGCCTCCGGTGAAACCATCGACCTGTCGATGCTCCCCGGCGTCAAGGTGGATAAACACTCCACTGGCGGCGTAGGCGACAAAACCAGCCTCATCGCGGCCCCACTCGCGGCCGCGGCCGGCGCCCTCGTTCCTATGATCTCCGGCCGTGCCCTCGGTCACACCGGCGGCACGCTCGACAAACTCGAATCGATCCCGGGATTCCGCACCAATCTCACCATTGATGAGTTTCGCGAGAACCTCCGGATGTACAATCTGGCGTTCATGGGCGCAACCGCCCAGGTGGCTCCGGCCGACGCCAAGATCTATGCCCTCCGCGACGTCACCGGCACCATCGAATCACCGCCCCTCATCGCCTCTTCGATCATGTCGAAGAAAATCGCCGAGGGCGTCGACTCGCTCATCCTCGACGTCAAGGTTGGCTCTGGCGCTTTCATCAAGAAACAGGTGGACGCGCGCCGGCTCGCCCAGTTGATGGTGATGCTCGGCCGCCGCGCCGACAAGCGCGTCCAGGCGCTCATCACCGACATGAATCAGCCCCTCGGCTACGCCATCGGCAACGCGCTCGAGGTGATGGAAGCGTCACAGACGCTCCAGAATGCCGGCCCCACGGACCTCACCCGCCTTTCGCTCGAACTCGCCGCGCGCATGATCTACCTCGGCCGCGTCACCATGACGCTCGAGGACGCCCGTGAGCTCGCCCAGGCCAAGCTGCTCGACGGCTCCGGCTACAAGAAGTTCAAGGAAGTGATCGCCGCCCAGGGTGGAAACGCCCAGGTGCTCGATCGCTTCGACATGCTCCCCAACGCCACCGGCGTCCGCGAGATCGCCTCGCCGCGCAACGGCTACGTCAGCGCCATTGAGGCCGAAGCCATCGGGCTCGCCTCCGCCATGATCGGCGGCGGCCGCGACACCAAGGAAGCCGCGGTCGACCCCGCCGTCGGCGTCATCCTCGAGGTCAAAGTCGGCCAGAAGATTGATGCCGGCGCCGTTCTCTGCCGCATCTATTACACGAAGGAAGAAAGGCTCGACGACGCCGCCGAACTCGTCGAAGACGCTTTCCGCATTTCACAAAATCCGCCTGACGAACGCGAGCTGATTCTCGAAGTCGTCGGCTAG
- a CDS encoding DinB family protein — MNESPLCAAIAAQVTEEARLAAALLRRVHAAALTRLPPWDGLPMNALAAHLADAFRGFLAVLEAVRPGLAARIAAPPSMDPRDAADSIDEAARLIAAGFHRIADSDLARRLPTAFVPEGQTVLELLLVNLRHTAAHKYQLFTYLKASGVPVSSRDLYEFRERHSRES; from the coding sequence ATGAATGAGTCACCGCTGTGCGCCGCGATTGCCGCCCAGGTAACCGAAGAAGCCCGGCTCGCCGCGGCCCTGCTCCGCCGCGTTCACGCCGCGGCCCTCACCCGCCTTCCGCCGTGGGACGGCCTTCCGATGAACGCCCTCGCCGCCCACCTCGCCGACGCATTCCGGGGCTTCCTCGCCGTGCTCGAAGCGGTGCGCCCGGGCCTTGCCGCACGGATCGCCGCTCCGCCCTCGATGGACCCGCGCGACGCCGCGGACTCGATCGATGAAGCCGCGCGCCTCATCGCAGCCGGCTTCCACCGCATCGCTGACTCCGATCTCGCTCGCCGCCTCCCCACCGCCTTCGTTCCCGAAGGACAAACCGTGCTCGAACTCCTGCTCGTAAACCTCCGGCACACCGCCGCCCACAAGTATCAACTCTTCACTTATCTGAAAGCTTCCGGAGTGCCCGTCTCCTCGCGCGACCTTTATGAATTCCGCGAGCGCCATTCTCGCGAATCATAG